GCCCTTGATGGAGAAGAGGCATTATTAAAATTTAACCATTATAATCCACAGTTAATATTACTTGACATTATGATGCCTTTAATGGATGGATTTGAAGTTTGCAATAAAATAAGAGAAAAATCAAATACTCCAATAATAATGATAACGGCAAAAAGTGAAGATGCTGACAAAATTTTAGGGTTAAATTCCGGTGCTGATGATTATATTGTAAAGCCATTTAGCCCTGGGGAAGTAATAGCAAGGATAAAGGCTGTCTTAAGAAGGATCACTCTTCCTGAAAATAATGAAATGTCACTAATTAAATATAAATCTCTTGAATTAGACATTGACAATTACTCAGTTAAACTAAACAGTAAAAACATTAATCTTACAAAAAAAGAAATCGAGGTTTTATGGATGCTATCAAGTTCACCTAACAAAATAGTTTCAAGGGATGATTTACTGGACAGCATATGGGGTGTGAATTACTTTGGAGACCCAAGAACAGTGGATACCCATATAAAAAGGATAAGGTCAAAGCTTCACCTTAATGGACAATATAACTGGGACATTAAAACTATTTGGGGTATAGGATATAAATTTGAGGTAAAAGATGTTTAAAAAAAATATTACTTTTAAACTTACCCTTGGCTTTTTAACAATCGTTATCGTTTCAACTCTTTTAATTGGAATTATTGCATTAAGTATATTTAAAAATAACATCTATGAAATCAAAAGAAATAACATGAAAAAACATGCTTTGGAAATTTCAAATACTATTAGCCCTTATATGTCTGAAAACACTAAAGAAAAAGATTTTGTAAATATTGTAAATTTAATAAACTCCATCGATAACGCAAAACTTTGGATACTGGATTCTAGTAAAAATATTATAAGTGCATCAAATAATAAAGATAATGTTCTCACTAGCATTAACTATGCTGATGTGAAAAAAACATACAATTCTATTACTGAAAAAGTATTCACTGGTGCAGAAACATACGATGAAATATACAACCCTTACTATAAAGAATACATGATGACTACAGCAGTTCCAATAAAAAATAGCAGCAGCACTGTAATAGGTGCAGTAATTCTTAATTCTTCTTTATATGATTTATCAAATTCTATGAACAAATTTTTTATATATATAGTTTTAACTCTTATAGGCGAAATATGCCTTGCTGGATTTATGGGATATTATTTTTCCAAAAATATATCTAAACCATTAAAAAAAATAAATTCATCTGCACTTGAACTGGCAAGAGGTCACTATGGAATAAAGACAAATATCTACCAAAAAGATGAAATTGGCGAATTATCAAATTCATTTGATTTATTATCTCTAAAACTTGAGTACACCATAGATAAGCTTTTTGAAGAAAAAAATAAGTTAAGTAATATACTGAAAAGTATGAACGAGGGTATTTTATCTCTAGATACAAATTTTCATATTATAAATATGAATCAATCTACCTTAGACCTACTGTCTTTAAAAGACATTGAATCAGGCACAAAAGTTAATGAAATATTACTAAATTTAAATGTAATTGAAGAATTTAATTTTGCTATATCAAATAATACTAAAAACTCTATTGTAAAAGAATATCTAAATAAAGTATTAAATTTTTCTATATCTCCTATAAAAAATAACTTAAATCAAATTATAGGTGGTGTAATTCTTATTCAAGATGTAAGTGAAAAAGAAAAACTTGAACAGATGCGTAAAGATTTTATTTCAAATGTTTCTCATGAGTTTAGAACCCCCTTAACTGTTATAAAAGGTAATTTAGAATCAGTTATAGATGGAGTAACAAAGCCAGCATATATAACTGACACATGCATTACACTTTTAAAAGAAACTAACAGGCTTGAACGAATGGTTAAAGACTTGCTCAATCTAAGTAAATTGGAGTCTGGTAAATTAGAGATTGATTTTAATAAACTGGATATCAATATGCTAGTTAATGATACCATACGAAGTATTAAACCCATAATAGATGCTAAATCCATAGATTTGCAGCTATCTTTACAGAATAATTTACAACCCTTATTTAGTGACTATGACAAGTTGAAGCAATTACTCATAATATTTTTAGATAATGGAATTAAGTTTTCACAAAATAAAGGTAAGTTGAAGATATCCTCATATTCCCATAGTGAAAATGTTTGTATAACTATTGAAGACAATGGTATTGGTATACCTAAAGATGAAATTCAATATTTAGGCGAAAAATTTTTCAAAGCTGATAGATCAAGAACTTCAAACACTGGCGGAACCGGACTTGGACTTTCAATTGCAAAAAGATTAGTAAAAGTTTTAAATGGACATTTTTCTATAGAAAGCGAACTTACAAAAGGAACAAAAATAACTATTTCTTTTCCAGCAAAACCTAAAAATGAGGTGAAACTATGATGAGACATGACTATTATATGGGATTAGGGTTTTATGGTTCTTATATTTTAATATTTCTTCTATTAGTTATTTCAGTCTTAATATTTTTAGTATTAAAAAATAAACCTCCCTTAAATCCCTTTATAATAAAGCTTCTAGATATACTTAAAGAAAAATATGCTTCTAGTGCAATTACTGCAGATGAATTTATAGAGAGGAAATCTATTATTGAAGATATTAAATATTCAAATTCTTATACCCCTATACTTATTGAGAGATATGCAAAATGTGAAATAGCTACGAAAGAATTTTTGAATATCAAAAATGAAATTGAAAGCAATAATTATAATGCTTCTATATGTGAAGAACTTGCAAAGGGGAAACTTTCCTATGATAAATTTAAATTAAAAATATTGGGAGGGCAAATGAATGAAAAACAATAAATTATTAAAAAACTTACGCTATATTTTACTTGCAGTATTCTTGATACTTATTACAATTGAAGCTTACCTCCATCAACTGCTTGGAGGTGGCAAATCACCATCTATACATGCACTGTGTCCCTATGGAGCCTTAGAATCACTCTACAGCTTGATTTTTGCTGGAACATTCATACAAAAAATATTTTCAGGCACCCTTGTCCTACTTATCATAACATTATTAATAGCATTGATTTTCAGGAGAAGCTTTTGTGGGCTTATATGTCCTTTTGGTGCTCTTCAAGAGTTCTTTGGGATTATGGGCAAAAAAATATTTAAACGAAAACTTATTGTTCCAGAAAATATAGACAAGCCATTAAGATACCTTAAATATATTGTTCTTGCAGCAACACTATATTTCGCATGGAAAACTGCTGGTTTGTGGATGAACCCTTATGATCCCTGGGCAGCATATGGGCATATATCTGAAGGCATATCATCCCTTACTGGTGAATACTTAATTGGTTTTATTATACTCATAGTCTCTATAGTTGGTTCTCTATTATATGACAGATTCTTTTGTAAATACCTCTGTCCTATGGGTGCATTTTACGGTATAATTTCAAAAATAAGTCCAGCAAAAATAGTAAGAAATAATGATAACTGTATTAATTGTGGTCTATGCAGCAAAAATTGTCCTGTTAATATTAAAGTTTCTGAGCTTAAAGAAATTAAATCTGCTGAATGCATTAATTGTCAAACTTGTATACTATCTTGTCCTGAAAAAAATGCCTTAGAATTTAAAATTAAAAATAAATCCGTTAAGCCAGTATTTGTTTTAACCTTTGTAATTTTATTGTTCTTTGGAGGAATAGGCATTACTAAACTTACAGGAATATACCAGGATACGCCTTCTAAAATATCTCTTGAAGCTAAAACTTCTGAAATTAAAATAAATCCTGAAGAAATAAAAGGTTATATGACTTTGCAAGAAATATCTGAAGCATTTAAAATTGATTTAAACGAACTGTATAAAAAACTTAATATACCTAATTCCATTCCAAAGGATACAAAATTAAAAGACATTAAAAATTTTATTGCTGATTTTGAAGTAGAAAAAGCTAGGGAAGCACTAAAGTAAACTATTAAACCGGGAATCAAAACTCCCGGTTTAATAGTTTTTTCTTCAAGTTTATCAATTCTAAATAAAATCTACAATTATTATTCCACTTTTAGCCTGCATCAAACATATTTATCCTAACTAAAAATAATTTTATAGAGTTTAACTAATAATAACAATATACAAGTAAAAGGAGGCGTTTTAATGGGCAAAAAAATATTAGTCGTTGGTGGAGTTGCAGGAGGAGCATCTGCAGTTGCAAGACTCAGGAGATTGGATGAAAGTTCCGAAATAATACTTTTTGAAAGGGATGAATATATATCTTTTGCAAATTGTGGTTTGCCTTATTATATAGGTGAAACAATTAAAAAAAGAAAAAAGCTTCTTGTTCAGACACCTGAAAGTATGTTCCATAGATTCAACATAGACGTAAGAATTAATAGTGAAGTTATAGGTGTTGATGTTAATAAAAAGGTAGTTAAAGTAAAAAGTAAAGATAAGGGAATTTACGAAGAGAATTATGATTATTTAGTGTTATCCCCTGGTGCAAAAGCTGTTAAACCCAAATTTGAAGATATAAACAGTAATAGAATTTTTACTTTAAGAAATATACCAGATACAGATAACATAAAATCATTGGTTGATAACGAGGGAATAAATAATGCTATTGTCGTTGGTGGTGGTTATATAGGCGTTGAAATGGCTGAAAATCTAAGAGAAAGAGGATTACAGGTTACTTTAGTTCAATCTGCTCCTCATATTCTTGCACCCTTTGATTCAGATATAATAGTTACAGCAGAAAAAGAGCTTGTAAAAAACGGAATTAACTTAATATTAAACGATAGAGTAATCTCTTATAAGGCTAGTGAGCATAATGTTGAAATTATTCTAAACAGTAATACAAAAATTATTGCTGATTTAGCTATATTAGCTATTGGAGTAACTCCTGATACAGATTTTATAAAAGATAGCGGAATAAAGCTTGGTGCTAAAGGACATATATTAGTTAATAACAAAATGCAAACAAATATAGAAAATATTTATGCTGTTGGAGATGCAATTGAAGTAGTTGATTTTGTTAACAAACAAAATACTGCAGTACCTTTAGCTGGACCGGCAAATAAACAAGGGAGAATAGCTGCAGATAATATATCAGGATTAAATTCAACCTATAAGGGTACTCAAGGTAGTTCAATAATTAAAATTTTTGATTTAGCAGCTGCAAGTACAGGAAATAATGAAAGGACCCTAAAGAAACTTAATATACCTTACAAAGTTATAACTATTCATCCTGTTTCCCATGCATCCTATTATCCTGGTGCACTCCCTTTAACATTAAAACTTATATTTAGTAATGAAGGTAAAATTTTAGGTGCTCAAGCTATAGGTTACGATGGTGTGGATAAAAGAATTGATGTTATTGCTACAGCAATAAGATTTGGTGGAACAGTATCAGATTTAACGGAGCTTGAATTGTGTTATGCACCACCATTCTCTTCAGCAAAAGATCCTGTAAATATGGCAGGTTTTGTAGCCGAAAACGTTATTACTGGAAAAACTGAAGTTATCACTCCAGAAGAATATTTAAATTGTAATAAAGATAATACTATTCTTTTAGATGTTCGTTCAGATATAGAATTTAATAATGGTCACATTGAAGGAGCTTTAAATATTCCAGTAGATAATTTAAGAGAAAGACTTGGAGAATTAGATAAAAATAAAGAAATAATTGAATATTGCCAAGTTGGTCTCAGAGGATATATTGCCTCGAGAATACTTTCTCAAAATGGATTTAAGGTTAAAAATATAACTGGTGGCTACAAAAGTACATCAAATTTAAACTTTGTTCCTAAAAAGTCTGAAGAAATTAATTCCAATTCTGAAAAATTAATTTTAGACCAAGATACACAGGTTGTGAAACGATAAGTAAATTAAGATAATTAAATAAAGATAGCAGTTTATCAAACATTCATGGAGGTAACAAATGAGTTTTTTTAATTTATTTACACAAAAATCTTCTAGTAAAATTTCTGATAAAAAATTAAAAGAAATGCTGGAAAGTTCAACTCCCCCACTTTTAATTGACGTTAGAACCCCAGAAGAATATTCTAGAGGACATATATCAAAAAGCAAAAATATTCCTGTTCAAAATTTTGAAGATTCTATTAAAAAAATGGGATTAAAGTTAGACTCCCCTATTGTAGTATACTGTCAAAGCGGTATGAGAGCTTCTCAAGCTTCTAAAATACTAAATAAGTTAGGATTTGAAGAAATTTACAACCTTGGTGGAATTGGTAATTGGAGTTATGGATTAAAACGTTAATCTTCCTTATAAAAGAAATTTTTTAAAGGCTCCCAACTATTTATATATAAATTCAATAATATTAAACCAAGCTATATAAATAAAGTTGTAGCTTGGTTTAAAACACATTTCATAAATTATTAATATATTTTAGAAAATTAAAAAATACACTTATTTAATTATACTGTACTATATTTGAATTAACTATTATTTGGGCTATTTCATTATGAATCTCTTTTGACACATGTATTCCATCATCTAAGAAATATTCTTTCATTTTTCCACTTGCAGCTAAAATAGTTCCTATATCTATAACTCCAATATTTTTCTTCTTACCATATTCAACTAACAGTTCCCGAAATTTGCCTAAATAGTTATTAACCTCTCTATAATCCCTATCCTTAAACCATGTTTTTTCTACAATATCATCTTTAACTGGAAGAGGCGTTAAAACTATAGGAACAAATTTATTTTTTTCACACATCTGAACCATCATATCTATGTTTTTTAAAATATCATTAATACTTATCTTTAAAAATACATCATTAGTTCCACCCATAATTAGAACTTTAGATGGTTTAAACTCAACAACATCTTTTTCAAATCTTTCCTTCATTTCAGCTGTTGTATTACCTGGTATACCTTTATTAATAATGTTTTCCTTTATTTTCTCAGATAATACACTAACCCAACTTTCTGTTTTACGAACTCTAAAACCAAAAGTTATGCTATCTCCAATACATACAATACTCACTTTATTTTCACCTTTTTCTATCATATATTTTAAATGATATATACTCATTTACTACATTATTATGTTATATTTTACTTAACAATCCTTTAAACTTTTGATAGTTTACTTTTACACCATCATCTAAGTCCATTTCTATTTGCATATCTACCATATGATGTAAAACTCCATCATATTTCTTTAACTCATCTATTTGCTTATCAGTGGCTATAAGCTTTTTTTTATCATCATTCTTTTCTTTAGTATCATAAGCTCCATCTATTACATCTAATAAAGATTTTCTCTCTGTATCAAGTCTATCTTGAAGCTCATGTAAATAGTCCCTTCTTATTCTTGATAAAGTTGTTTTATCATATCTATGCATATAAATTAAACAGTTGAAAGCTTTTTGTTTTCCTGATGTAAACAACCAATATATAGGTCTCTTTTTATATGTTTGAACATGGTCTTTAAAAAAATCATTAAGGAAATATCTTCTTATAGTATCTTTTGCCGTTTCGTTATTCTTCTTACCAAGCGTTTCAGCTATAAAATTAAGATTTTCTGACAAACTTTCTTCTCCAAAAGTAACTTTAACAAATTCCACAAATTTAGCTACTATATCATCTTCAAAATAATTATCTGATAGTATTGGTATTATGTTATCCTCATCCACCTTAAATGTTCTATATTTTGAAAAATCAAACCTGCCTCCAGCATATACCAGTCCTTCCTGGTCTAAAGAATATCTACCAAATACACAACCAACTGCATAAGATATAAATGATTTAATTTCTCTTTCTTTGTCTGCTTTTCTTATAGTAATATATTTTTCTTCAACTTCTGGAGTTATTTCATCTTGAAGTTCATAAATGTCTATAAAAATTTTATTTATTTTTTCTTCATTTTCTTTTAACTTATAGAATTGATTTTTTGTGATACTATCCCAGTTATTAAAAGCTTGCTCTATCTTATCATTATTATTTTTATACATTAATATAGGGTGATTTTTAAAATTCCATGAGATTTCAAAATAGTTCCAATCTTCTCTTGATATATCTATACAGTCTTGACAAATTAAATTTATTTTATCTCTTATGTTATTATTCTTCTCCATATATATTGGTATTTCTTTAACAGTTCCTGCTGTCAAATTCAATGTTGGAGATATGAACTCAAAAATATTAGCAATTATTTTAGTGTTAAAAAAACTTAATATATAATTAAAGTCTGATTCATCTTTTACAAATATAGAATCTGCAGATTGGTCAAAAATAAATCCTTTGTTTAATACTCTTATAGTATTTATGCCAGATGTTATTCTTTTCCAGCTTATCCCATTGTAATTAAAAAAAAATCTTTCATTTCTTATAACTGAACTTTTTTCACTTCTAACTTTTTCTCCATTGTTTTTCCAATATATAACTTCTGAAATATTGCCATACCACTTACGAGCATCTCCTCCCATTTGATAAGGTATCCAATATTTATTATTATTTTTTTCATTCATAAAATTTATAGACTTATTTTTTACTTCAAACCACTCTCTTGTATATTTACTATTACTTCCTGTCTGCATTCCAGTACAAGGGAATGAAATATCATCTATTATTTTTGCTTTATTTAATATATCTATTTCCTTATCCGTTAACCAGTACCCAAACCTCTTTCCTGGTATATTGTTCATTTTAGTCTGACTAATTATAAATCTATATGTTACCTCAGGATTAACTATTGCTTCTCTTGTTTTTATTGGCTGATTCTTAACACCTTTAAATTCTGATAACTTAATGTAATTACCTAATATGTTACTTTTATAATTCCTTAATGTGAATGTACAAACTGGAACAGTAGCTTCTTCAAGTCCTGAATATTCCAACTGAATTAAAGTGCTTACATTCTTTGTTTCAATAATTATATTTCTTAATTTTTCATATGATTTAATGAACATCCATACAAACGGAGTCATAAATGCCAATTGACCATTATATTTAACTTTAGAAAAACTATATACAATAAATGCTGAAAAAATATCTGACTTTACAGCTGAATAATTTTTACTAATAAATTCTCCCAATATAGGATTTAAATACTTATTTCCTATATATGGAGGATTAGTTGATAAAATATCATATGTTTTCACCATTATGCTTGTCTGTTTCATTAATTTGGGTAATATATTAACAACCTTTTTTCTACTTTCCTCTTGCACTAAATCCTCTACAGGGTCATTTAATATATGTTTCCATCTTTTTTCTAAGAATTTTCTGTCAAACTCTTCTATCTTTATAAGTGAACCACATATCTTTGCATTTTTGAATTGATCTATAAAAGCTTTTGTCTTATCGTAATTT
The genomic region above belongs to Clostridium sp. AWRP and contains:
- a CDS encoding response regulator transcription factor; its protein translation is MDKNILIADDNIEIIKILKPYIEKEGFTVIFALDGEEALLKFNHYNPQLILLDIMMPLMDGFEVCNKIREKSNTPIIMITAKSEDADKILGLNSGADDYIVKPFSPGEVIARIKAVLRRITLPENNEMSLIKYKSLELDIDNYSVKLNSKNINLTKKEIEVLWMLSSSPNKIVSRDDLLDSIWGVNYFGDPRTVDTHIKRIRSKLHLNGQYNWDIKTIWGIGYKFEVKDV
- a CDS encoding ATP-binding protein is translated as MFKKNITFKLTLGFLTIVIVSTLLIGIIALSIFKNNIYEIKRNNMKKHALEISNTISPYMSENTKEKDFVNIVNLINSIDNAKLWILDSSKNIISASNNKDNVLTSINYADVKKTYNSITEKVFTGAETYDEIYNPYYKEYMMTTAVPIKNSSSTVIGAVILNSSLYDLSNSMNKFFIYIVLTLIGEICLAGFMGYYFSKNISKPLKKINSSALELARGHYGIKTNIYQKDEIGELSNSFDLLSLKLEYTIDKLFEEKNKLSNILKSMNEGILSLDTNFHIINMNQSTLDLLSLKDIESGTKVNEILLNLNVIEEFNFAISNNTKNSIVKEYLNKVLNFSISPIKNNLNQIIGGVILIQDVSEKEKLEQMRKDFISNVSHEFRTPLTVIKGNLESVIDGVTKPAYITDTCITLLKETNRLERMVKDLLNLSKLESGKLEIDFNKLDINMLVNDTIRSIKPIIDAKSIDLQLSLQNNLQPLFSDYDKLKQLLIIFLDNGIKFSQNKGKLKISSYSHSENVCITIEDNGIGIPKDEIQYLGEKFFKADRSRTSNTGGTGLGLSIAKRLVKVLNGHFSIESELTKGTKITISFPAKPKNEVKL
- a CDS encoding SHOCT domain-containing protein, yielding MMRHDYYMGLGFYGSYILIFLLLVISVLIFLVLKNKPPLNPFIIKLLDILKEKYASSAITADEFIERKSIIEDIKYSNSYTPILIERYAKCEIATKEFLNIKNEIESNNYNASICEELAKGKLSYDKFKLKILGGQMNEKQ
- a CDS encoding 4Fe-4S binding protein encodes the protein MKNNKLLKNLRYILLAVFLILITIEAYLHQLLGGGKSPSIHALCPYGALESLYSLIFAGTFIQKIFSGTLVLLIITLLIALIFRRSFCGLICPFGALQEFFGIMGKKIFKRKLIVPENIDKPLRYLKYIVLAATLYFAWKTAGLWMNPYDPWAAYGHISEGISSLTGEYLIGFIILIVSIVGSLLYDRFFCKYLCPMGAFYGIISKISPAKIVRNNDNCINCGLCSKNCPVNIKVSELKEIKSAECINCQTCILSCPEKNALEFKIKNKSVKPVFVLTFVILLFFGGIGITKLTGIYQDTPSKISLEAKTSEIKINPEEIKGYMTLQEISEAFKIDLNELYKKLNIPNSIPKDTKLKDIKNFIADFEVEKAREALK
- a CDS encoding rhodanese-like domain-containing protein, yielding MSFFNLFTQKSSSKISDKKLKEMLESSTPPLLIDVRTPEEYSRGHISKSKNIPVQNFEDSIKKMGLKLDSPIVVYCQSGMRASQASKILNKLGFEEIYNLGGIGNWSYGLKR
- a CDS encoding GDSL-type esterase/lipase family protein, which codes for MIEKGENKVSIVCIGDSITFGFRVRKTESWVSVLSEKIKENIINKGIPGNTTAEMKERFEKDVVEFKPSKVLIMGGTNDVFLKISINDILKNIDMMVQMCEKNKFVPIVLTPLPVKDDIVEKTWFKDRDYREVNNYLGKFRELLVEYGKKKNIGVIDIGTILAASGKMKEYFLDDGIHVSKEIHNEIAQIIVNSNIVQYN
- the pglX gene encoding BREX-1 system adenine-specific DNA-methyltransferase PglX, whose translation is MDKNTLKSFAIETRNELIDKIKVKARQYGIEKDSVKNSKIVSSDSIVINGRTLSKDEKLQREKLIKKIEIINEKGEDGYSSVIEEVAYTWFNRFTALRFMEVNNYMPTRVRPLSSTTPGSVEPDLIKEASNVDLPVDKQKIYKLNLNNDIEALFKYMIIVQCNSLSTILPFMFEKIGHYTELLLPDGLLNEGAFVRKLTDTNFIPESDWKNVEIIGWLYQYYNSEEKDRVIKAKKKYKKEEIPFATQLFTPDWIVRYMVQNSLGRYWVESHPEHNELKKEWEFYIENPNLESDFEEKLAPYINKELKVEDIKCFDPACGSGHILVYMFDVLYQIYEKCGYMNREIPRLIIENNLYGLDIDDKAYKLACFAVVMKGMKYNNRLLRSIEREGISINIASIQETNDLNEGDIEYIAGEPSGENYDKTKAFIDQFKNAKICGSLIKIEEFDRKFLEKRWKHILNDPVEDLVQEESRKKVVNILPKLMKQTSIMVKTYDILSTNPPYIGNKYLNPILGEFISKNYSAVKSDIFSAFIVYSFSKVKYNGQLAFMTPFVWMFIKSYEKLRNIIIETKNVSTLIQLEYSGLEEATVPVCTFTLRNYKSNILGNYIKLSEFKGVKNQPIKTREAIVNPEVTYRFIISQTKMNNIPGKRFGYWLTDKEIDILNKAKIIDDISFPCTGMQTGSNSKYTREWFEVKNKSINFMNEKNNNKYWIPYQMGGDARKWYGNISEVIYWKNNGEKVRSEKSSVIRNERFFFNYNGISWKRITSGINTIRVLNKGFIFDQSADSIFVKDESDFNYILSFFNTKIIANIFEFISPTLNLTAGTVKEIPIYMEKNNNIRDKINLICQDCIDISREDWNYFEISWNFKNHPILMYKNNNDKIEQAFNNWDSITKNQFYKLKENEEKINKIFIDIYELQDEITPEVEEKYITIRKADKEREIKSFISYAVGCVFGRYSLDQEGLVYAGGRFDFSKYRTFKVDEDNIIPILSDNYFEDDIVAKFVEFVKVTFGEESLSENLNFIAETLGKKNNETAKDTIRRYFLNDFFKDHVQTYKKRPIYWLFTSGKQKAFNCLIYMHRYDKTTLSRIRRDYLHELQDRLDTERKSLLDVIDGAYDTKEKNDDKKKLIATDKQIDELKKYDGVLHHMVDMQIEMDLDDGVKVNYQKFKGLLSKI